One Arthrobacter sp. FW306-07-I genomic window carries:
- the trxA gene encoding thioredoxin, which produces MEPTLLACPSCGKTNRVPAQASGHPRCGNCKADLPWIVAAGDGDFAAVAEQSPVPVLVDFWAAWCGPCRMVSPVLDKLARERPGKIKLVKVDVDKSPGLSRRFDVQAIPTLMVLVDGKVAARQAGAAPAEVLRSWLDRALAGARS; this is translated from the coding sequence ATGGAACCCACGCTGCTTGCCTGCCCCTCCTGCGGAAAGACCAACCGCGTGCCCGCCCAGGCGTCAGGCCACCCCCGTTGCGGCAACTGCAAGGCGGACCTGCCCTGGATCGTGGCGGCGGGTGACGGCGACTTCGCTGCCGTGGCGGAGCAATCCCCAGTACCGGTGCTGGTCGATTTTTGGGCGGCCTGGTGCGGACCCTGCCGGATGGTCAGCCCGGTCCTGGACAAGCTGGCGCGGGAACGGCCCGGCAAGATCAAGCTGGTGAAGGTGGATGTGGACAAATCGCCCGGGTTGTCGCGGCGGTTCGACGTCCAGGCCATTCCCACGCTGATGGTGCTCGTTGACGGGAAGGTCGCCGCCCGCCAGGCAGGCGCCGCACCCGCAGAAGTCCTTCGGTCTTGGCTGGACAGGGCCCTCGCCGGCGCCCGCAGCTGA
- a CDS encoding polyribonucleotide nucleotidyltransferase, with the protein MEGPEIQFSEAVIDNGRFGKRVIRFETGRLAKQAAGAAMVYIDDDTALLSATTAGKHPREGFDFFPLTVDVEERMYAAGRIPGSFFRREGRPSTEAILACRLMDRPLRPAFIKGLRNEVQIVVTVLAINPDELYDVVAINASSMSTQLSGLPFSGPIGGVRVALVNDENGSQWVAFPKHSQLENSVFNMVVAGRVAGDDVAIMMVEAEATDNSWNLIKEQGATAPTEEVVAEGLEAAKPFIKALCDAQADLAARAAKPTVEFPVFLDYEDDAYAAVESAAADKLAAVFQIADKQERDNASDALKDEVLASLAGQFEGREKELSAAFRSVTKHVVRQRILKDQVRIDGRGLTDIRQLTAEVEVLPRVHGSAIFERGETQIMGVTTLNMLKMEQQIDSLSPVTRKRYMHNYNFPPYSTGETGRVGSPKRREIGHGALAERAIVPVLPSREEFPYAIRQVSEALGSNGSTSMGSVCASTLSLLNAGVPLKAAVAGIAMGLVSDQVDGQTRYAALTDILGAEDAFGDMDFKVAGTSEFVTAIQLDTKLDGIPASVLAAALKQAREARLHILEVINSAIDTPDELSEFAPRVIAVKIPVDKIGEVIGPKGKMINQIQEDTGADISIEDDGTVYIGATNGPSADAARSAINAIANPQVPEIGERYLGTVVKTTTFGAFVSLTPGKDGLLHISELRKIAGGKRVDNVDDVVSVGQKIQVEITKIDDRGKLSLSPVVAEEEGADETERVHATEPAEGAEV; encoded by the coding sequence TTGGAGGGTCCCGAAATCCAGTTCTCAGAAGCAGTCATTGACAATGGCCGCTTCGGCAAGCGTGTAATCCGCTTCGAAACCGGCCGCCTCGCCAAGCAGGCCGCCGGCGCAGCCATGGTGTACATCGACGATGACACTGCGCTGCTGTCCGCCACCACCGCCGGCAAGCACCCGCGTGAAGGCTTCGACTTCTTCCCCCTTACCGTCGACGTCGAAGAGCGCATGTACGCTGCGGGCCGCATCCCGGGCTCGTTCTTCCGCCGCGAAGGCCGCCCCTCCACCGAAGCCATCCTGGCCTGCCGCTTGATGGACCGCCCGCTGCGCCCCGCCTTCATCAAGGGCCTGCGCAACGAGGTCCAGATCGTAGTGACCGTCCTGGCCATCAACCCCGACGAGCTGTACGACGTCGTGGCCATCAATGCTTCCTCGATGTCCACCCAGCTGTCCGGCCTGCCGTTCTCCGGCCCCATCGGCGGTGTCCGCGTTGCCCTGGTGAACGACGAAAACGGATCCCAGTGGGTTGCCTTCCCCAAGCACTCCCAGCTGGAAAACTCCGTGTTCAACATGGTGGTTGCCGGCCGCGTTGCCGGTGATGACGTCGCCATCATGATGGTCGAGGCCGAAGCCACGGACAACTCCTGGAACCTCATCAAGGAACAGGGCGCCACCGCCCCCACCGAAGAGGTTGTGGCCGAGGGCCTGGAGGCTGCAAAGCCCTTCATCAAGGCACTTTGCGACGCCCAGGCCGACCTCGCCGCACGCGCTGCCAAGCCGACGGTCGAGTTCCCGGTCTTCCTGGACTACGAGGATGACGCTTACGCCGCCGTCGAGTCCGCTGCCGCCGACAAGCTTGCCGCCGTCTTCCAGATCGCGGACAAGCAGGAACGCGACAACGCTTCCGACGCACTCAAGGACGAGGTCCTTGCCAGCCTGGCAGGCCAGTTCGAAGGCCGCGAGAAGGAACTCTCCGCAGCTTTCCGCTCGGTCACCAAGCACGTGGTGCGCCAGCGCATCCTGAAGGACCAGGTCCGCATCGACGGCCGCGGCCTGACGGACATCCGCCAGCTCACCGCCGAGGTTGAGGTCCTGCCCCGCGTCCACGGTTCCGCCATCTTCGAGCGCGGCGAGACCCAGATCATGGGTGTCACCACGCTGAACATGCTCAAGATGGAACAGCAGATCGACTCGCTGTCGCCGGTGACGCGCAAGCGCTACATGCACAACTACAACTTCCCGCCGTACTCCACCGGTGAAACCGGCCGCGTGGGCTCGCCCAAGCGCCGCGAAATCGGCCACGGCGCCCTGGCCGAACGCGCCATCGTGCCCGTGCTGCCGTCCCGCGAGGAATTCCCGTACGCCATCCGCCAGGTGTCCGAGGCGCTCGGCTCCAACGGTTCGACGTCGATGGGTTCCGTCTGCGCCTCCACCCTGTCCCTGCTGAACGCCGGTGTGCCCCTGAAGGCCGCCGTCGCCGGCATCGCCATGGGCCTGGTTTCCGACCAGGTGGACGGCCAGACCCGCTACGCAGCCCTGACTGACATCCTCGGCGCCGAAGATGCCTTCGGTGACATGGACTTCAAGGTTGCCGGTACCTCCGAGTTCGTCACGGCCATCCAGCTGGACACCAAGCTCGACGGCATCCCCGCTTCCGTGCTGGCAGCAGCACTGAAGCAGGCCCGCGAAGCCCGCCTGCACATCCTCGAGGTCATCAACTCGGCCATCGACACCCCGGACGAGCTCTCCGAGTTCGCGCCGCGCGTCATCGCCGTCAAGATCCCCGTGGACAAGATCGGCGAGGTCATTGGCCCCAAGGGCAAGATGATCAACCAGATCCAGGAGGACACCGGCGCGGACATCTCCATCGAGGACGACGGCACCGTTTACATCGGCGCCACCAACGGCCCGTCCGCCGACGCAGCACGCTCCGCCATCAACGCCATCGCCAACCCGCAGGTCCCCGAGATCGGCGAACGCTACCTGGGCACGGTCGTCAAGACCACCACCTTCGGTGCCTTCGTGTCGCTGACCCCGGGCAAGGACGGCCTCCTGCACATCTCCGAGCTCCGCAAGATCGCAGGCGGCAAGCGCGTGGACAATGTCGACGATGTTGTTTCCGTGGGCCAGAAGATCCAGGTGGAAATCACCAAGATCGACGACCGTGGAAAGCTGTCCCTGTCTCCCGTCGTGGCCGAAGAGGAAGGCGCCGACGAGACCGAGCGCGTTCACGCCACGGAGCCTGCTGAGGGCGCCGAGGTCTAA
- a CDS encoding pyridoxal phosphate-dependent aminotransferase: protein MPELAAHVRDVPVNQIREITEAAWRTPGAIVLSIGEPGFPLPRHVLDAGIACLDRDETNYTPNAGIPALREAFAARFREEQGVDVGADRVYVVSGAQQGLHFAMSLLLSPGDEILIPNPGYPTFAMTSRLLNAVPVGYPLHPEHGFQPRVADVEALITSRTRVLVLNSPSNPLGAVLNGELVRELVELARRHDIWVISDECYEAFTYDVPHVSPARFDGGTEADARVFTSLTLSKTYGLTGLRIGALVCPPGLEQKMDNVMESIVSCVASAPQYAALAALTGPQDYVRHAHQHYRGNRDAASAVLAAKGIRYLPAQGAFYLWADMSHVSGGDVRGWVRRFLADSGVALAPGTAFGSIGEGWVRIALCGRKEDLLAGLSRLPDARS from the coding sequence ATGCCTGAGCTTGCCGCCCATGTCCGCGACGTGCCCGTGAACCAGATCCGGGAGATCACCGAGGCCGCCTGGCGGACCCCGGGCGCCATCGTGTTGAGCATCGGCGAGCCCGGCTTCCCGCTCCCCCGGCACGTCCTGGACGCAGGTATCGCCTGCCTGGACCGCGACGAAACCAACTACACCCCCAACGCCGGAATCCCGGCCCTCCGCGAGGCGTTCGCCGCCAGGTTCCGGGAGGAACAGGGCGTGGACGTCGGCGCCGACCGGGTGTACGTGGTCTCCGGTGCGCAGCAGGGCCTGCACTTCGCCATGAGCCTGCTGCTCTCCCCCGGCGACGAGATCCTCATCCCCAATCCCGGCTACCCCACCTTCGCCATGACCAGCCGGCTGCTGAACGCCGTTCCCGTGGGGTATCCGCTGCATCCGGAACACGGCTTCCAGCCACGTGTTGCCGACGTGGAAGCACTCATCACCAGCCGCACCCGGGTGCTGGTGCTCAACTCACCCTCCAACCCGCTCGGTGCCGTGCTCAACGGGGAACTGGTGCGGGAACTGGTGGAGCTGGCCCGACGGCACGACATCTGGGTCATCTCCGACGAATGCTACGAGGCGTTCACCTACGACGTCCCGCATGTCAGCCCGGCCAGGTTCGACGGCGGCACGGAGGCGGATGCGCGCGTGTTCACTTCGCTGACACTGTCCAAGACCTACGGACTGACCGGGCTGCGGATCGGCGCACTGGTCTGCCCGCCGGGGCTGGAACAGAAGATGGACAACGTCATGGAATCGATCGTCTCCTGCGTGGCCTCCGCCCCGCAGTACGCGGCGCTGGCGGCGCTGACCGGCCCCCAGGACTACGTCCGGCACGCGCATCAGCACTACCGCGGGAACCGGGACGCTGCTTCGGCAGTCCTTGCCGCAAAGGGCATCCGCTACCTGCCGGCACAGGGCGCGTTTTACCTGTGGGCCGATATGTCCCACGTATCCGGCGGCGACGTGCGGGGATGGGTCCGGCGCTTCCTTGCTGACTCCGGCGTGGCGTTGGCTCCGGGGACGGCGTTCGGCTCCATCGGCGAGGGCTGGGTGCGGATCGCGCTGTGCGGGCGGAAAGAGGACCTGCTGGCGGGACTTTCCCGGCTGCCGGACGCCCGGTCCTAG
- a CDS encoding kynureninase: MSIHQENSTDVALGELRQRAEELDRRDSLARFRDLFIGTDTPLSYLDGNSLGRPLKRTADDVAAFIRDEWGGRLIRGWDEKWLALPQAIGDQLGRAVLGAAPGQTIIADSTTVVLYKLIRAALAAVQDPDRNELVLDTENFPTDRYLVEGIALEEGLTLRWIQPDPAAGVTLEQVRQATGPRTAVVLLSQIAYRSGHLADLPGITAAVHDAGAVVVWDLCHSAGSVEIGLDGADVDFAAGCTYKYLNGGPGSPAFAYVNARHLPALNQPIWGWMGRKDAFEMGAGYEPAQGIRGFLSGTPAVFGMIAMQGTLDLIEEASMAAIREKSVALTDFAVEVFDAWLAPLGAQLASPREPGERGGHITVDHPDFTKATVEALWDGDVIPDFRSPHGIRVGLSPMSTSFAEVLQGMAAIRDRLQG, encoded by the coding sequence ATGAGCATCCACCAGGAAAACAGCACCGACGTGGCCTTGGGCGAACTCCGGCAGCGGGCCGAAGAGCTGGACCGCCGTGATTCCCTGGCTCGCTTCCGGGACCTGTTCATCGGCACGGACACGCCGCTGTCCTACCTGGACGGCAACTCCCTGGGCCGGCCCCTGAAGCGCACTGCCGACGATGTTGCCGCGTTTATCCGGGATGAATGGGGAGGCCGGCTCATCAGGGGCTGGGACGAGAAGTGGCTTGCCCTGCCCCAGGCCATCGGCGACCAGCTGGGCCGCGCGGTCCTTGGCGCCGCTCCGGGGCAGACCATCATCGCCGACTCCACCACCGTGGTGCTGTACAAGCTGATCCGGGCAGCCCTTGCCGCGGTGCAGGACCCGGACCGCAACGAGCTCGTGCTGGACACCGAAAACTTTCCCACCGACCGGTACCTGGTGGAGGGCATCGCCCTCGAGGAGGGCCTGACCCTCCGGTGGATCCAGCCGGACCCCGCCGCCGGGGTGACCCTTGAGCAGGTGCGCCAGGCCACCGGGCCACGCACCGCCGTCGTACTCCTCAGCCAGATCGCCTACCGCTCCGGCCACCTCGCCGACCTGCCGGGCATCACCGCGGCAGTGCACGACGCCGGCGCCGTGGTGGTGTGGGACCTTTGCCATTCCGCGGGGTCGGTGGAGATCGGCCTTGACGGCGCGGACGTGGATTTTGCCGCCGGGTGCACGTACAAGTACCTGAACGGAGGCCCGGGGTCGCCGGCCTTTGCCTACGTCAACGCCCGCCACCTGCCCGCACTGAACCAGCCCATCTGGGGCTGGATGGGGCGCAAGGACGCGTTCGAAATGGGGGCCGGCTATGAACCAGCCCAGGGCATCCGGGGTTTCCTCAGCGGCACTCCCGCCGTCTTCGGCATGATTGCCATGCAGGGCACCCTGGACCTCATCGAGGAAGCGTCCATGGCCGCCATCCGGGAAAAGTCCGTGGCACTGACCGATTTCGCCGTGGAAGTCTTCGACGCATGGCTGGCCCCGCTGGGGGCGCAGCTGGCATCGCCCCGGGAGCCGGGGGAGCGGGGCGGCCACATCACCGTGGACCACCCCGACTTCACCAAGGCCACCGTCGAAGCGCTCTGGGACGGAGACGTTATTCCGGATTTCCGCTCGCCGCACGGCATCCGGGTGGGGTTGTCCCCGATGAGCACCAGCTTCGCCGAAGTGCTGCAGGGCATGGCGGCCATCCGGGACCGGCTGCAGGGCTGA
- a CDS encoding bifunctional riboflavin kinase/FAD synthetase, producing the protein MVYIWNDPSDVPADFGPSVVTFGNFDGVHRGHQQVLSQLIRSARLSQAKAVAITFDPHPAVIHRPEAAPELIMGLDDKLEALGELGLDAILVVKYSLDLASLTAEEFVEQYLVDCLHASQVVIGHDARFGRGNSGDLETMKALGDKFGFDVQVISEFGSEGYPLHDDDGTDRRCSSTWVREALQEGDVATAASVLGRPHRMRGEVVHGAARGRALGFPTANLSSNATGLIPADGIYAGWLVDQAGKRWPAAISVGSNPTFDGVSRQVEAHVIDRPEEAVEDFDLYDQTVIVEFVQRLRGMVAYRGPEALVEQMRLDVAQAHQILAGR; encoded by the coding sequence ATGGTCTACATCTGGAACGATCCGTCCGATGTCCCGGCGGACTTCGGCCCATCTGTTGTCACTTTCGGCAACTTCGACGGCGTTCACCGCGGCCACCAGCAGGTGCTGTCCCAGCTGATCCGTTCTGCCCGGCTCTCCCAGGCCAAGGCCGTGGCCATCACCTTCGACCCCCACCCGGCGGTCATCCACCGGCCCGAGGCGGCGCCGGAGCTCATCATGGGCCTGGATGACAAGCTGGAGGCGCTCGGCGAGTTGGGCCTGGACGCCATCCTGGTGGTCAAGTACTCACTGGACCTTGCCAGCCTCACGGCCGAAGAGTTCGTGGAGCAGTACTTGGTTGATTGCCTGCACGCCAGCCAGGTGGTCATCGGCCATGATGCACGCTTCGGACGCGGCAACTCCGGCGACCTTGAGACCATGAAGGCCCTGGGCGACAAATTCGGTTTCGACGTCCAGGTCATCAGCGAGTTCGGCTCCGAGGGCTACCCCCTGCATGACGACGACGGCACGGACCGCCGCTGTTCCTCCACCTGGGTGCGGGAGGCGCTGCAGGAGGGTGACGTCGCCACCGCCGCGTCCGTCCTGGGCCGCCCGCACCGGATGCGCGGCGAAGTGGTCCACGGCGCCGCCAGGGGCAGGGCGCTTGGCTTCCCCACGGCAAACCTTTCCTCAAATGCCACCGGCCTGATCCCCGCGGACGGCATATACGCGGGCTGGCTGGTGGACCAGGCCGGCAAGCGCTGGCCGGCAGCGATCTCGGTAGGCTCCAACCCCACATTCGACGGCGTCAGCCGGCAGGTGGAGGCGCATGTGATCGACAGGCCGGAGGAAGCCGTGGAGGACTTCGATCTGTATGACCAGACAGTCATCGTCGAATTCGTGCAGCGGCTCCGCGGCATGGTGGCCTATCGTGGCCCTGAGGCCCTGGTGGAGCAAATGCGTCTGGACGTCGCCCAGGCCCACCAGATCCTGGCCGGCCGCTGA
- the kynA gene encoding tryptophan 2,3-dioxygenase — protein sequence MSVEKNTRNLDQGIVRDFSSRMSYASYLQLPTLLSAQQPVSQPEHHDELLFIIQHQTTELWLKLVLHELRSAAAWLREDDLGSALKGIARVKHIQKTLTEQWSVLATLTPTEYSQFRGFLGNSSGFQSAQYRAVEFVLGNKNSKMLPIFESDPEAHGMLAELLAAPSIYDEFLAYLSRQGFDVPRSVLDRDVTLAHEFAPELVPLFKHIYENAADNWAAYEACEELVDLEDNFQLWRFRHLRTVQRTIGMKTGTGGSSGVTFLQKALELTFFPELFAVRTEIGQ from the coding sequence GTGTCCGTCGAGAAGAACACCCGCAACCTGGACCAGGGGATTGTCCGCGACTTCAGCTCGCGGATGAGCTACGCCTCCTACCTGCAGCTTCCCACCCTGCTCAGTGCCCAGCAGCCGGTCAGCCAGCCTGAACACCACGACGAGCTGCTGTTCATCATCCAGCACCAGACCACGGAGCTGTGGCTGAAACTGGTCCTGCACGAACTGCGCAGCGCGGCCGCCTGGCTCCGGGAGGACGACCTGGGCTCGGCCCTCAAGGGCATTGCCCGGGTCAAGCACATCCAGAAGACCCTCACCGAGCAGTGGTCCGTCCTGGCCACCCTTACGCCCACCGAGTACTCGCAGTTCCGCGGCTTCCTGGGCAACTCGTCCGGATTCCAGTCCGCCCAGTACCGCGCGGTGGAGTTTGTCCTTGGCAACAAGAACAGCAAGATGTTGCCCATCTTCGAATCCGACCCGGAGGCCCACGGGATGCTGGCGGAGCTGCTGGCCGCACCCAGCATCTACGACGAGTTCCTGGCCTACCTGTCCCGGCAGGGGTTCGACGTGCCCCGTTCCGTCCTGGACCGGGACGTGACGCTGGCCCACGAGTTCGCCCCGGAACTGGTCCCGCTCTTCAAGCACATCTACGAAAACGCCGCGGACAACTGGGCCGCCTACGAAGCGTGCGAGGAACTGGTGGACCTGGAGGACAACTTCCAGCTCTGGCGGTTCCGGCACCTGCGCACCGTGCAGCGGACCATCGGCATGAAGACCGGCACGGGTGGATCCAGCGGTGTGACCTTCCTGCAGAAGGCCCTGGAACTGACGTTCTTCCCGGAACTATTCGCTGTCAGGACGGAGATTGGACAATGA
- a CDS encoding nucleoside deaminase — protein sequence MTAADHGNSSPEHVERAQRLDRTRHVEGAPYLEQAVDLATANVGQGGGPFGAVVVTPDGRVHSGVNRVTRDNDPTAHAEVVAIRAAAAATADFDLTGSVLYASCEPCPMCLASALWARIGHVYFAADRHGAAAAGFDDALFYDYFSGAAPELMPVTRGDIPTSDAPFQAWRAFDSRKEY from the coding sequence ATGACCGCCGCAGACCACGGAAACAGCTCCCCGGAACACGTCGAACGGGCCCAGCGCCTCGACCGGACCCGACACGTCGAAGGGGCCCCATACCTCGAACAGGCAGTGGATCTCGCCACGGCGAACGTGGGCCAGGGCGGCGGACCGTTCGGGGCCGTGGTGGTGACGCCCGACGGACGGGTCCACTCCGGCGTCAACAGGGTGACCCGGGACAACGACCCCACCGCCCATGCCGAGGTGGTTGCCATCCGGGCGGCAGCGGCAGCAACAGCGGACTTCGACCTCACGGGATCGGTCCTCTACGCCAGCTGCGAGCCCTGCCCCATGTGCCTGGCGTCAGCTTTGTGGGCTCGAATCGGGCACGTCTATTTCGCCGCGGACCGCCATGGCGCCGCAGCCGCGGGCTTCGACGACGCCCTCTTCTACGACTATTTCAGCGGCGCCGCACCGGAACTGATGCCGGTCACCCGGGGTGACATCCCGACGTCGGACGCCCCCTTCCAGGCCTGGCGCGCCTTTGACAGCAGGAAGGAATACTGA
- the rbfA gene encoding 30S ribosome-binding factor RbfA, with amino-acid sequence MADPARAAKLAQRIKVVVAEALGRRIKDPRVEGVTVTDARVTNDLQHATVYYTVLGDQAVQADAAKGLEKAKGVLRQEVGRNITVRLTPTLEFVADQIPVNASNLEELLREARKRDAEVAALAANARHAGDADPYKSDASGDVDIDEDDFDEEDLDLSDDEDLNEDGNK; translated from the coding sequence ATGGCTGATCCGGCACGTGCTGCCAAGTTGGCGCAGCGGATTAAGGTTGTTGTTGCTGAGGCCCTGGGCCGGAGGATCAAGGATCCGCGGGTTGAGGGCGTTACTGTTACTGATGCCCGCGTGACCAACGACCTGCAGCACGCCACTGTTTACTACACCGTCCTCGGCGACCAGGCTGTCCAGGCCGATGCTGCCAAGGGGCTTGAGAAGGCCAAAGGTGTGCTTCGGCAGGAGGTGGGCCGGAACATCACCGTCCGCCTGACCCCCACCCTCGAATTCGTCGCCGACCAGATCCCGGTCAATGCTTCCAACCTGGAGGAGCTGCTGCGGGAGGCCCGAAAGCGGGATGCCGAGGTGGCAGCCCTTGCCGCCAACGCCCGGCACGCAGGCGACGCGGACCCGTACAAGTCCGACGCGTCCGGCGACGTGGACATCGATGAGGACGACTTCGACGAAGAGGACCTGGACCTCAGCGACGATGAAGACCTCAACGAGGACGGCAACAAGTAA
- the rpsO gene encoding 30S ribosomal protein S15, which translates to MALDAAVKQSIIKEYATAEGDTGSPEVQVAVLTQRIKDLTEHMKEHKHDYHTQRGLLAMVGRRKRMLGYLKKTDIARYRSLIERLGLRR; encoded by the coding sequence GTGGCACTTGACGCCGCTGTAAAGCAGTCCATCATCAAGGAATACGCAACCGCCGAAGGCGACACCGGTTCACCGGAGGTCCAGGTTGCGGTCCTGACCCAGCGGATCAAGGATCTGACTGAGCACATGAAGGAGCACAAGCACGACTACCACACCCAGCGCGGTCTGCTGGCCATGGTTGGTCGCCGCAAGCGCATGCTGGGCTACCTCAAGAAGACTGACATCGCCCGCTACCGTTCGCTCATCGAGCGCCTCGGCCTGCGCCGCTAG
- the truB gene encoding tRNA pseudouridine(55) synthase TruB: protein MLSGLVIVDKPQGWTSHDVVGRMRRLAGTRKVGHAGTLDPMATGVLVLGINKATRLLTYIVGTSKTYTATIRLGQSTVTDDAEGEVTTTTSAADVTDEEIYDGVAALTGELQQVPSSVSAIKVNGERAYARVRSGEDVKLAARPVTIHRFDVHAIRRDPTAGVVDLDVTVECSSGTYIRALARDLGNALGVGGHLTALRRTQVGPYTLDQARTLEQLAEDLNVLDMSLAARSLMPNRELTAQETAEISFGRRIAAGTAAGTPGAATAEHPAAGFAPDGSLVALLADAGSYAKPVLVFAPGTGTGHGNGAAATAAAEA from the coding sequence GTGCTTTCTGGACTGGTGATAGTGGACAAGCCGCAGGGATGGACCAGCCATGATGTGGTTGGCCGGATGCGGCGCCTCGCAGGGACCCGGAAAGTAGGGCACGCTGGAACACTCGATCCCATGGCCACCGGCGTGCTGGTGCTCGGCATCAACAAAGCAACCCGCCTGCTGACCTACATCGTAGGCACTTCCAAGACCTACACCGCCACCATCCGGCTGGGTCAGTCCACGGTGACGGATGACGCGGAGGGCGAGGTCACGACCACCACCAGTGCCGCAGACGTCACTGACGAGGAGATATACGACGGCGTCGCGGCACTCACGGGGGAGCTCCAGCAGGTGCCCAGCAGCGTCAGCGCCATCAAGGTAAACGGCGAACGCGCCTACGCACGGGTGCGGTCCGGCGAGGACGTCAAGCTCGCCGCGCGCCCCGTCACCATCCACCGGTTCGACGTCCATGCCATCCGCAGGGACCCCACGGCCGGCGTCGTGGACCTGGATGTCACCGTCGAATGCTCTTCCGGCACGTATATCCGCGCCCTGGCCCGGGACCTCGGCAACGCCCTTGGCGTCGGCGGACACCTCACCGCCCTCCGACGGACCCAGGTGGGTCCGTACACCCTTGACCAGGCGCGTACCCTGGAACAGCTCGCGGAAGACCTCAACGTCCTGGACATGTCCCTGGCCGCGCGTTCCCTGATGCCCAACCGTGAGCTCACGGCCCAGGAAACCGCCGAAATCTCCTTCGGCCGCCGGATCGCTGCCGGCACGGCTGCCGGTACCCCGGGCGCCGCCACCGCTGAGCACCCTGCGGCGGGCTTCGCCCCCGACGGCAGCCTGGTGGCGCTCCTCGCCGATGCGGGCAGCTACGCCAAACCGGTCCTTGTCTTCGCGCCCGGAACCGGGACCGGACATGGGAACGGGGCGGCCGCCACAGCAGCCGCGGAGGCGTAG
- a CDS encoding ScyD/ScyE family protein, producing the protein MKRRLAVLACITASAAAIASGGPAAASTKAPDYQVLAGGLVSPLHVAAGNGKAVLVSQDFAGKLTRINRDGSTGDLATGTPEGWEVAGSDTRGSTTYYLESVGAGQGDPAGLHGFLKSIDAKGGVDTIANFADYERRHNPDGDQRYGFGNDVSAACLAGWPAFAPAKYKGLVDSHPYALAVKDDTAYVADAGMNAVLKVNLKDGDIDTLAVLPPRPAVIPKGLVIPTDMQGGTFKVPDCVAGHKYAFEPVPTDVAMGPDGMLYVTSLPGGPEGPELGARGAIFKVNPWNGDVDLWADHILSPTGVAVAGNGDVYVASLFGGEILKFTCDGDRSTFLKVNMPADVDIRGNNLYATVDALGDPMQPPAGKVIKADLG; encoded by the coding sequence ATGAAGAGAAGACTCGCAGTCTTAGCCTGTATCACCGCCTCGGCCGCTGCCATAGCGTCCGGAGGCCCGGCCGCAGCTTCCACCAAAGCGCCGGATTACCAGGTACTTGCAGGCGGCCTGGTCTCGCCGCTGCACGTCGCTGCAGGAAACGGCAAGGCGGTCCTGGTGTCCCAGGATTTTGCCGGGAAACTAACGCGCATCAACCGGGACGGATCAACCGGGGACCTGGCGACCGGCACGCCGGAGGGCTGGGAAGTAGCCGGTTCCGATACCCGCGGCAGCACAACGTACTACCTGGAAAGCGTCGGCGCCGGTCAGGGTGACCCGGCCGGACTGCACGGATTCCTGAAGTCGATCGACGCCAAGGGCGGCGTGGACACCATCGCAAACTTTGCCGATTACGAGCGGCGCCACAACCCGGACGGCGACCAGCGCTACGGATTCGGCAATGACGTGAGCGCAGCGTGCCTTGCAGGGTGGCCGGCCTTCGCGCCTGCAAAGTACAAAGGCCTGGTGGACTCGCATCCGTATGCCCTGGCAGTGAAGGACGACACCGCGTATGTCGCCGATGCCGGGATGAACGCTGTCCTCAAGGTCAACCTGAAAGACGGTGACATCGACACCCTCGCTGTCCTGCCTCCACGGCCGGCGGTCATTCCCAAGGGATTGGTCATTCCCACCGACATGCAGGGCGGGACCTTCAAGGTGCCCGACTGCGTGGCCGGCCATAAGTATGCCTTCGAACCCGTCCCGACGGACGTCGCGATGGGACCGGACGGCATGCTCTATGTGACGTCGCTGCCCGGCGGACCGGAAGGACCGGAACTGGGCGCCCGTGGTGCCATTTTCAAGGTGAATCCGTGGAACGGGGACGTGGACCTCTGGGCCGACCATATCCTCAGCCCCACGGGTGTGGCTGTGGCCGGCAACGGTGACGTGTATGTTGCGTCGCTGTTCGGTGGCGAGATCCTGAAGTTTACCTGCGACGGCGACCGTTCGACGTTCCTGAAGGTGAACATGCCGGCTGACGTCGACATCAGGGGGAACAACCTCTACGCCACGGTCGACGCGCTGGGCGACCCGATGCAGCCGCCCGCCGGAAAGGTCATCAAGGCCGATCTCGGGTAG